In the Topomyia yanbarensis strain Yona2022 chromosome 3, ASM3024719v1, whole genome shotgun sequence genome, one interval contains:
- the LOC131688054 gene encoding uncharacterized protein LOC131688054 — MVALNVPLENTLCERYSSYWKLARITAYILRFFNRCKSKNQRPKEMFITVLELQAAKEALVKGVQQQEFSSELQALKLNHQVPSKSPLKQHCLILDTKGIIRVGGRIQHSDASYQTKHPMVLPSNHALSRLIAEHYHTQSFHSGPRMTLASMRQEFWPIRGKDLANFVCRKCTKCFRHRPVPINQPIGQLPSTRITPSRPFTITGVDYCGPVYLKPVHRRAAPKKAFIAVFVCFASKAVHLELVCDLSTDAFIAALRRFIARRGLPAEIHSDNGTNFQGARNSLASLFRLLNDKHDQEKIINECTNRGIKWKFIPPRAPNFGGLWEAAVKTAKSSLSKTMGNVKLTYEDFATLLTQIEANMNTRPLTPLSEDPNELDVLTPGHFLTGTSLMSLPDPDYTNVPANRLKHYQQLQHMVQQHWIRWKKEYLTELNTQQKQSSSPVNFVVGQLGLVQEDNKPSIVWPLARIVATHPGEDGYTRVVTLKTATGTYKRPVRRIFLLPFNRDLVQQEDLHKAGNIGGN, encoded by the coding sequence ATGGTAGCCCTGAATGTTCCTCTAGAAAACACTCTGTGTGAACGGTACTCGTCATACTGGAAATTAGCTAGAATTACTGCCTACATCTTACGGTTTTTCAACCGCTGCAAATCGAAGAATCAACGCCCGAAGGAAATGTTCATCACGGTATTAGAGTTGCAAGCAGCAAAAGAAGCATTGGTGAAAGGAGTGCAGCAACAAGAATTTTCATCGGAGCTGCAGGCGTTAAAACTAAACCACCAAGTCCCATCCAAATCCCCATTGAAACAGCATTGCTTAATCCTCGACACAAAAGGCATTATTCGTGTCGGTGGTCGGATCCAACACTCAGATGCATCTTACCAAACCAAGCACCCTATGGTACTACCTAGCAATCATGCCCTTTCTCGCCTAATTGCAGAGCATTACCATACTCAATCATTTCACTCTGGCCCTCGAATGACACTGGCTTCAATGCGACAAGAATTCTGGCCTATACGCGGTAAAGATCTAGCCAATTTTGTATGTCGCAAATGCACAAAATGCTTTCGCCATCGCCCTGTTCCTATTAACCAACCAATCGGACAGCTCCCGAGTACTCGCATAACTCCTAGTCGGCCATTCACAATTACGGGGGTGGATTATTGTGGCCCAGTATACCTCAAACCAGTACATCGCCGAGCCGCCCCAAAGAAAGCCTTCATCGCAGTTTTTGTGTGTTTCGCATCTAAAGCCGTGCATTTGGAATTGGTCTGCGACCTTTCAACGGATGCCTTTATTGCTGCCTTACGTCGTTTTATTGCACGCCGCGGACTCCCAGCTGAGATTCACTCGGACAACGGAACCAACTTCCAAGGCGCACGAAACTCACTAGCATCACTCTTTCGTTTACTGAATGATAAACACGACCAAGAGAAAATTATCAACGAGTGCACTAACAGAGGAATAAAATGGAAATTCATTCCCCCCAGAGCACCAAATTTCGGTGGACTGTGGGAGGCAGCCGTGAAAACTGCCAAAAGCTCCTTATCTAAAACGATGGGAAATGTGAAGTTAACATATGAAGACTTCGCTACGCTTCTAACACAAATCGAAGCCAACATGAATACTCGCCCGCTTACACCACTTTCCGAAGACCCAAACGAGCTCGATGTCCTGACTCCCGGGCACTTCCTAACAGGAACGTCACTGATGTCCTTGCCGGATCCCGACTATACAAACGTTCCGGCCAATCGATTAAAACACTATCAACAACTACAACATATGGTACAGCAGCATTGGATAAGGTGGAAAAAGGAATACCTTACGGAGCTCAACACTCAACAGAAGCAATCTTCTTCTCCGGTGAATTTCGTCGTTGGCCAGTTAGGGCTAGTGCAGGAGGACAATAAACCTTCTATCGTGTGGCCACTCGCAAGGATTGTGGCAACTCACCCTGGAGAAGATGGATACACGCGTGTGGTAACCTTAAAAACAGCAACTGGAACCTACAAAAGACCAGTACGCCGAATATTCCTGCTTCCTTTCAACCGAGACCTGGTCCAACAGGAGGATTTACACAAGGCAGGAAACATAGGAGGAAACTAA
- the LOC131688053 gene encoding uncharacterized protein LOC131688053, whose protein sequence is MDITEIRLHDLAPSISSEYIKKLTSQYGEVKSITIDTWINSFPGILNGATVFVSYDLLVTGTCKMGKKMKPKLHVRDNIVDFLLRSEKFLQSTEFPDENQIRFRLEKLEAKWGEFEEIQSEIEASEDHEENFEQHRQVRADFEEKYFEVRAGLVGKLPREAPQNSQPNVSIAAPVTSSGSVHTYVRLPQINLPEFDGNFENWLAFHDTFRALIDASPELSNIQKFHYLRASLKGDALKLVDSYPMSDANYRVAWDGLVSRFSNSYILKKRHLNALFEYPRISKESAVRIHDLIDNFERNTKILDQLGEKTSGWGAMLTHLMVSKLDDATQKHWEEYASGEQEPAFPVLVDFLKKQTRILDALSVDQQSSNSSKPIQSTTFKFRPAKVSVNSATEYTGQNCMICNEQHSLTWCPNFADLPVDERLQFTNSKRLCRFPGSGATPSTDQAIPIAAPSTSSDASNVSGLSSNPVSSVSSNVAFRAASSHVFLLTVVLKIKDKWGRAHNARGLLDSGSQANLMSENLCQLLKLPRSNKRVEISGIGRSRRQTAHEVSTIISSCTRDYSMPMDFLVLGQVTEDQPSVSLPLANWKPPHDMELADPNFFVSGPIDLVLGSQFFYDFHLLDGGRLQMRKLNNTLPVFVNTVFGWEEEDCEAHFQSTVSRDVEGRYVVQYPKRIGFHDMMGESKNTAIKRFHLLERRLDRDPNLRKNYNEFLQQYVDLGHMQLVGPVDNLDVEKRTVCYLPHHPVFKETSSTTKLRVVFDESAKTSTNYSLNDALMTGPVIQDDLLDLMLRFRKHAVALVADVEKMYRQIRIHPDDAALQRIVWRFDSSEPIQVYELLTVTYGLSPSSFLATRVLKQLATDGASINEGAALAIAEDFYMDDFLSGARTVDEARQLRQKVQEILTRGGLHLRKWNSNRPESLEDLPLEAIDGASKLHFEKEQKIKTLGVIWETVSDKLCFEVNIKSSEQWTKRMIFSAIAQLYDPLGLVSPVVAWAKIHMQELWSACVDWDDPVPEDVYARWEVFYAQLPALSTFKNFVLHSSGPSFILVYQQRCGWKEFRAGSGQIQQSHYIG, encoded by the exons ATGGATATAACTGAAATTCGgctacatgatttggcaccgagCATCAGCTCCGAGTACATTAAAAAGCTGacgtcgcaatatggagaagtgaaATCCATTACGATTGACACCTGGATAAATTCTTTccctggcattctcaacggG GCAACAGTTTTCGTATCCTACGATCTACTGGTGACTGGTACCTGCAAAATGGGCAAAAAAATGAAGCCGAAGCTACACGTCAGGGACAACATAGTGGACTTCTTGCTTCGATCGGAGAAATTTCTTCAATCCACCGAATTTCCCGACGAGAATCAAATAAGATTCCGGCTAGAAAAACTTGAGGCAAAATGGGGCGAGTTCGAAGAGATCCAGAGCGAAATTGAAGCTTCGGAAGACCACGAAGAGAACTTTGAACAGCATCGACAAGTGCGCGCGGACTTTGAGGAGAAGTATTTTGAAGTACGGGCAGGGTTGGTTGGCAAATTGCCTCGCGAAGCGCCACAAAATTCACAACCGAACGTTTCAATCGCTGCCCCGGTTACCAGTTCGGGCAGTGTACATACTTACGTGCGCTTACCGCAAATAAATCTCCCGGAATTCGATGGAAACTTTGAAAATTGGTTAGCATTTCATGACACGTTCAGAGCCCTGATTGATGCCTCTCCCGAACTTAGCAATATTCAAAAGTTCCACTATTTACGGGCTTCTCTGAAGGGTGATGCTCTTAAGCTAGTTGACTCGTATCCGATGAGCGACGCAAATTATAGGGTTGCTTGGGACGGTTTGGTATCGCGGTTCTCCAATAGTTACATACTTAAAAAACGGCATCTGAACGCTCTGTTTGAATACCCAAGAATCAGTAAAGAGTCTGCAGTCAGGATTCATGACCTCATCGACAACTTTGAGCGGAACACGAAAATCCTAGATCAGTTGGGGGAGAAAACTAGTGGTTGGGGTGCGATGTTAACACACCTAATGGTCTCTAAACTAGATGACGCCACACAGAAACATTGGGAGGAATATGCATCAGGTGAGCAGGAACCGGCTTTCCCTGTGCTGGTCGACTTTCTAAAGAAGCAAACGCGAATATTGGATGCACTATCGGTAGATCAACAATCTTCTAACTCAAGTAAACCTATTCAATCAACCACATTCAAGTTCCGACCAGCGAAAGTTTCGGTCAATTCGGCGACTGAATACACCGGTCAAAACTGCATGATATGTAACGAACAGCACTCGCTTACATGGTGTCCAAATTTTGCTGACCTTCCGGTGGACGAACGGCTACAGTTTACTAACTCCAAGCGACTTTGCA GGTTTCCTGGTTCTGGAGCTACTCCGTCAACGGATCAGGCGATACCCATTGCCGCTCCTTCCACTTCCAGTGACGCATCTAATGTTTCAGGATTGTCTTCAAACCCGGTCTCGTCTGTTTCTAGCAATGTTGCGTTCAGGGCCGCAAGTAGTCACGTTTTCTTGCTTACCGTCGTGCTGAAAATTAAGGATAAATGGGGTAGAGCGCATAATGCAAGAGGTTTATTAGATTCAGGCTCGCAGGCGAATCTTATGTCGGAGAACCTTTGTCAATTGCTAAAACTACCACGAAGCAATAAGAGGGTGGAGATTAGCGGGATTGGACGATCACGGAGGCAAACCGCTCACGAAGTTTCGACGATTATCAGTTCTTGCACTCGGGATTATTCGATGCCAATGGATTTTTTAGTTTTGGGACAGGTTACCGAAGATCAACCGTCTGTGTCGCTTCCTTTGGCAAATTGGAAACCACCACACGATATGGAATTAGCAGACCCCAACTTCTTTGTTTCGGGCCCGATAGATTTGGTTTTAGGCTCACAGTTTTTCTACGATTTTCACCTTCTCGATGGTGGCCGGCTACAGATGCGCAAATTGAACAACACGCTTCCAGTGTTTGTTAACACAGTTTTTGGTTGG GAGGAGGAAGATTGCGAGGCTCACTTCCAGAGCACGGTTAGTAGGGATGTCGAAGGGCGCTACGTTGTGCAGTATCCAAAACGCATCGGCTTCCACGATATGATGGGCGAATCAAAAAATACGGCTATAAAACGTTTTCATCTACTGGAAAGACGTCTAGATCGAGATCCAAACCTACGGAAAAATTATAATGAGTTCCTGCAGCAGTATGTTGATCTGGGGCACATGCAGCTTGTTGGCCCAGTAGACAACTTAGACGTTGAAAAACGCACGGTTTGCTACCTACCTCATCACCCGGTCTTTAAGGAAACAAGCTCTACAACTAAACTACGTGTGGTCTTTGATGAATCGGCAAAAACTTCCACAAATTACTCGCTCAATGACGCTTTAATGACCGGCCCGGTTATACAGGATGACCTTCTGGACCTCATGCTTCGGTTTCGTAAACACGCCGTTGCACTAGTGGCAGACGTCGAGAAAATGTATCGACAGATACGAATACACCCGGATGACGCAGCACTCCAACGGATTGTCTGGCGCTTCGACTCTTCCGAACCGATTCAAGTATATGAACTACTTACTGTAACCTACGGTCTCTCCCCGTCATCATTCCTAGCGACTCGTGTGCTTAAGCAACTGGCAACAGACGGCGCAAGTATTAACGAAGGCGCCGCTCTCGCAATTGCGGAAGATTTTTATATGGACGATTTTCTTTCTGGGGCAAGAACTGTCGACGAAGCCAGACAGCTACGGCAGAAGGTGCAGGAAATACTTACGCGGGGTGGCCTTCATTTGCGTAAATGGAACTCGAACCGACCAGAATCATTGGAAGATTTACCCCTCGAAGCAATTGATGGAGCATCAAAGTTGCACTTCGAAAaggaacaaaaaatcaaaacattgggAGTAATTTGGGAAACCGTTTCAGACAAACTATGCTTTGAAGTTAACATCAAGAGCAGCGAGCAATGGACGAAGAGAATGATTTTTTCTGCAATCGCACAGTTGTACGATCCACTTGGACTTGTATCACCAGTTGTGGCGTGGGCGAAAATCCACATGCAGGAGCTGTGGTCGGCCTGCGTTGATTGGGATGATCCCGTTCCTGAAGATGTTTACGCGCGATGGGAGGTATTCTATGCGCAGTTGCCAGCACTCAGCACCTTTAAG AACTTTGTGCTGCACTCCTCGGGGCCAAGCTTTATACTCGTGTATCAACAGCGTTGCGGATGGAAGGAGTTTCGTGCTGGTTCTGGTCAGATTCAACAGTCACACTACATTGGATAA